Genomic window (Streptomyces yatensis):
CCTACACCTTCGGATGGTTGCATGATTCGGCCCTCGTCCGGATAGGGCGGAAATCTCCCGGCCAGTTCCGCCACCTTTTCCCGTACCACGCCCTCGTCCCGCAAGACGGTTCCCATCAGGGCCGCTATCCGCTCCATTTCCGGCGCTCCCATTCCCTGGGTGGTCACCGCGGCGGTGCCCAACCGGATCCCCTTGACGCACCCCCGGGGCTCGGTGGCGGACGCCAGCGCGCAGGTGTCCAGGACGATCCCGGCGGCCGCGCAGCGCGCCTTCGCGGTCCGTCCGTCCAGGCCCAGCGGGGCCGCGTCGGCGGTGATCATATGGGTGTCGGTGCCGCCCGTGGCCACCGCGAGACCCTCCGCGACCAGGGCGTCCGCGAGCACCCGGGCATTGGCCACCACCCGCCGCGCATAGGCGGTGAAGGCGGGCGCCGCGGCCTCGCCGAACGCCACCGCCTTGGCCGCGACGGTGTGCATCTGGGCGCCGCCCTGGGTGAACGGGAACACCGCCCGGTCGACCCGCTCGGCCAGCTCCGCGCCGCACAGCAGCATTCCGCCGCGCGGCCCGCGCAGCACCTTGTGTGTCGTTGCGCACACCACATCGGCGTACGGCACCGGGGACGGCGCCGCCTTTCCCGCCACCAGACCGATCGCATGGGCGGCGTCGGCGATGAGATACGCGCCCACCTCGTCGGCGACGGCACGGAAGGCGGCGTAGTCCAGATGGCGCGGATAGGAGATGGAACCGCAGACGATCGCCTTCGGCCGGTGGGCGTGGGCGAGCGCGCGGAGCTGCTCGTAGTCGATCAGACCGGTCGCCGGATCGACGCCGTAGCCGATGAAGTCGAACCAGCGGCCGGAGAAATTGGCGGGCGAGCCATGGGTGAGATGGCCGCCGTGCGGCAGCGCCATCGCGAGCACCGTGTCCCCGGGCCGCAGCAGCGCGGCGTAGGCGGCCAGCACCGCCGAGGATCCCGAATGCGGCTGCACATTGGCGTGCTCGGCGCCGAACAGGGCCTTCGCCCGGTCCTGGGCGACCCGCTCGGCGATGTCCACGATCTCGCAGCCGCCGTGGTGGCGGGCGCCGGGATAGCCCTCGGCGTACTTGTTGGCCAGCGGCGAGGCGAGCGCCGCCAGCACGGCCGGCGAGGTGAAGTTCTCGGCCGCGATCAGCTGGAGGCCGCAGGAGACGCGGTCGATCTCGCTCAGGATGATCCCCGCCAGCTCCGGGTCCTGGCGGGCGAGCGCTCCGAAATCGGGGCCCCGGGGGGTGACGGCCATGGCGTGCTCACAGCCTTGGGAGGGGACGGCGGGTCGTCGAAGGTGGTCACCCCCAATGTAGGCCCCACGCGCCCTCGTGGCGCGCCGTGAGCCCCGGGAAACCCCCGTCGGCGCGCCCGGGGCCCCGCCAGGGGCTACGCGGGGGCGGGGACCCCCGTCAGGGCCGTGACGACCGGGTCCAGGGCCTGGTTGATCTCGTCCCCGATGGAGCGGAAGAAGGTGATCGGCGCCCCGTACGGATCGTGCACCTCGTCCGCGTCCTCGGTGGGCGCCAGCAGCCAGCCGCGCAGCGCGGCCGCCGCCTGCACCAGGGCGCGGGCGCGCTCCACCACACCGCCCGCCTCCTCCGGATCGGGCAGCGTCGCGGGGTCTATGGCCCGCACCAGCCGGGTGAACTCCTTGAGCGTGAAGGTGCGCAAGCCGGCCGAATGCCCCATCGAGATGACCTGCGCCCGGTGGTCGCGGGTGGCGGTCAGGACCAGGTCGGCACGGATGACGTGCTCGTCCAGCAGCTCACGGCCGAGGAAGCCCGCCGGGTCGGCGCCGAAGTCGGTCAGGACCGTCGCGGCGTGCGCCTCCATGGGCGCGCCCTCATGGCCCCAGGTGCCGGCGCTCTCCACGATCAGACCGCGGGTGCGGACGGTGCCGAGGCGGTGCGTGAGGGCATGCCGGGTCAGCCGCTCGGTGATCGGCGAGCGGCACACATTGCCGGTGCTGACGTGGAGGATGCGGAAGGTGGCCTCGGGCTTCTTCTCACGGTGTTCCGCTATGCCACGCCCCTCAGGGGCTGTCAATTCGCCACCTCGAGGTCGGGTACGACCTCCCGGAGCTGCTCGGCGGTGAGCGCACCCGCCCGGAGCAGCACCGGCACCTTGCCGGTGACGTCGACGATCGAGGAGGGCACGGCGGCCGGGGTGGGCCCGCCGTCGAGGTACACCGAGACGGAGTCCCCCAGCATGTCCTGAGCGGCGTCGCAGTCCTGCGGAGAGGGGTGTCCGGTCAGATTGGCGCTGGAGACCGCCATCGGGCCGAAGTCCGTCAGCAGCTCGATCGCGACCGGGTGCAGCGGCATCCGCACCGCGACGGTGCCCCGGGTCTCCCCCAGGTCCCAGGTGAGCGAGGGCTGGTGCCGGGCGACGAGGGTGAGCGCACCGGGCCAGAAGGCGTCGACCAGTTCCCAGGCCATCTCGGAGAAGTCGGTGACCAGGCCGTGCAGGGTGTTCGGGGAGCCGACCAGCACCGGGGTGGGCATATTGCGGCCGCGGCCCTTGGCCTCGAGCAGATCGCCGACCGCCTCGGCGTTGAAGGCGTCCGCGCCGATCCCGTAGACGGTGTCGGTGGGCAGCACGACCAGTTCGCCGCGGCGGACGGCGGAGGCGGCCTCGCGCAGGCCGGTCTTGCGGTCGGTCGCGTCCCCGCAGTCGTATCGCCGTGCCATCTTTAACGGACCTCCTCGTACGTGGCCAATGTGTGGTGCGGTGCCGCCGTCACGGCATGGCCTTCCGCGCGGTGGCGAACCGGGGCCGGTTGTTCAGGTCGGGGTGGTCGGCGGCGTCCGCCCAGCCACGCTCCTCCGTGAAGATCCACGGCACCTGGCCGCCCTGGGTGTCTGCGTGCTCGATGACCACCACGCCCCCGGGGCGCAGCAGCCGGTGGGCGGTGCGCTCCAGGCCACGGATCACATCGAGGCCGTCCTCTCCGGAGAAGAGCGCGAGCTGGGGGTCGTGGTCGCGGGCCTCCGGCGCCACGTACTCCCACTCGGTCAGCGGGATGTACGGCGGGTTGCTGATGACGAGGTCCACCTGTCCGTCGAGCTCGGGCAGGGCCGTCAACGCGTCCGCGTGATGGAGAACGACGCGGGACCCCTCGACGTTCTTGCGGGCCCAGCGCAGGGCGCCCTCGTCCAGCTCCACGGCGTGCACCCGGGAGCGCGGCACCTCCTGGGCGAGCGCCAGGGCGATGGCCCCGGAGCCGGCGCACAGATCGACGATGAGCGGTTCGACGACGTCCATCGCGCGGACCGCGTCTATCGCCCAGCCGACCACCGACTCGGTCTCCGGCCGGGGCACGAAGACCCCGGGGCCCACCTGGAGTTCCAGGTAGCGGAAGAAGGCGCGGCCGGTGATGTGCTGAAGGGGCTCGCGGGCCTCGCGACGGGCGACCGCCTCCCAGTAGCGGGCGTCGAAGTCGGCGTCGGGCACGCCGTGCAGCTCTCCCCGCTTGACGCTGTGCACAAAGGCGGCGAGCTCCTCCGCGTCGAAGCGCGGTGAGGGCACGCCCGCGTCGGCCAGCCGCTGAGTGGCCTGCGCCACCTCGGCGAGCAGCACGTTCACTGAATTCCTCCAGCCGGTCCGGACAAGAGCACGAAGCCTACGACGGTGGGTGGCTCAGCCCGCGGCCGCCAGTTTGGCGGCCGCG
Coding sequences:
- the glyA gene encoding serine hydroxymethyltransferase — translated: MAVTPRGPDFGALARQDPELAGIILSEIDRVSCGLQLIAAENFTSPAVLAALASPLANKYAEGYPGARHHGGCEIVDIAERVAQDRAKALFGAEHANVQPHSGSSAVLAAYAALLRPGDTVLAMALPHGGHLTHGSPANFSGRWFDFIGYGVDPATGLIDYEQLRALAHAHRPKAIVCGSISYPRHLDYAAFRAVADEVGAYLIADAAHAIGLVAGKAAPSPVPYADVVCATTHKVLRGPRGGMLLCGAELAERVDRAVFPFTQGGAQMHTVAAKAVAFGEAAAPAFTAYARRVVANARVLADALVAEGLAVATGGTDTHMITADAAPLGLDGRTAKARCAAAGIVLDTCALASATEPRGCVKGIRLGTAAVTTQGMGAPEMERIAALMGTVLRDEGVVREKVAELAGRFPPYPDEGRIMQPSEGVGRL
- a CDS encoding protein-tyrosine-phosphatase; the protein is MTAPEGRGIAEHREKKPEATFRILHVSTGNVCRSPITERLTRHALTHRLGTVRTRGLIVESAGTWGHEGAPMEAHAATVLTDFGADPAGFLGRELLDEHVIRADLVLTATRDHRAQVISMGHSAGLRTFTLKEFTRLVRAIDPATLPDPEEAGGVVERARALVQAAAALRGWLLAPTEDADEVHDPYGAPITFFRSIGDEINQALDPVVTALTGVPAPA
- a CDS encoding L-threonylcarbamoyladenylate synthase, with product MARRYDCGDATDRKTGLREAASAVRRGELVVLPTDTVYGIGADAFNAEAVGDLLEAKGRGRNMPTPVLVGSPNTLHGLVTDFSEMAWELVDAFWPGALTLVARHQPSLTWDLGETRGTVAVRMPLHPVAIELLTDFGPMAVSSANLTGHPSPQDCDAAQDMLGDSVSVYLDGGPTPAAVPSSIVDVTGKVPVLLRAGALTAEQLREVVPDLEVAN
- the prmC gene encoding peptide chain release factor N(5)-glutamine methyltransferase — encoded protein: MNVLLAEVAQATQRLADAGVPSPRFDAEELAAFVHSVKRGELHGVPDADFDARYWEAVARREAREPLQHITGRAFFRYLELQVGPGVFVPRPETESVVGWAIDAVRAMDVVEPLIVDLCAGSGAIALALAQEVPRSRVHAVELDEGALRWARKNVEGSRVVLHHADALTALPELDGQVDLVISNPPYIPLTEWEYVAPEARDHDPQLALFSGEDGLDVIRGLERTAHRLLRPGGVVVIEHADTQGGQVPWIFTEERGWADAADHPDLNNRPRFATARKAMP